The Microbulbifer hydrolyticus genome has a segment encoding these proteins:
- a CDS encoding GmrSD restriction endonuclease domain-containing protein → MQWSGLVSFCLPFKRNRILLTGVLLGLISSAGYAQDYERREWLPRWSDTDRDCQDTRHELLIRYSLAPVTYTRPDGCKVASGLWLDPYTGNFFEKASDLDVEHIVPLKWAHDHGAAGWSSEKKRMFAEDPDNLWLVDDGRNQSKGHRGPDQWMPPYGPVRRHYIQRFMAVMKKYGLEYTAEEQQIFLALLERRHG, encoded by the coding sequence GTGCAGTGGTCTGGTCTTGTTTCGTTCTGCTTGCCCTTCAAGCGCAATCGCATCCTCCTGACTGGCGTTTTGCTGGGGCTTATTTCATCTGCCGGCTATGCGCAGGATTATGAGCGGCGTGAGTGGCTGCCGCGTTGGTCCGATACGGATCGTGACTGTCAGGATACCCGCCACGAGCTTCTGATCCGCTATTCCCTGGCGCCTGTCACCTATACCAGGCCGGATGGTTGCAAAGTCGCCTCCGGCCTGTGGCTGGATCCGTACACCGGGAATTTCTTTGAGAAAGCATCTGACCTGGATGTGGAGCACATCGTCCCGCTCAAGTGGGCGCACGACCACGGTGCCGCCGGCTGGAGCAGCGAGAAAAAGCGCATGTTCGCAGAAGACCCGGATAACCTTTGGTTGGTCGACGATGGCCGCAACCAAAGTAAAGGGCACCGTGGCCCGGACCAGTGGATGCCACCCTACGGGCCGGTTCGCCGACACTACATCCAGCGATTTATGGCAGTGATGAAAAAATACGGTCTCGAATATACCGCGGAGGAACAGCAGATATTTCTCGCTTTGCTTGAGCGCCGGCACGGCTGA
- a CDS encoding acyl-CoA thioesterase codes for MQDSLSKLLDVERLDSNLYRSRAHVENYRKVLFGGQVLGQALMAAARTVEDRLPHSLHAYFLRPGSSEMPVIYDVDRIRDGGSFTTRRVVAQQNGKAIFNMSASFHIEEPGFDHQAEMPTEGVKQPETLKNTQQLAEEAGMNGAAQNQRRYMVDFRPVDPMSYFDNAVREPRCLFWFKVDSKLSDSPIEHRSALCYASDMALLGTALQPHPISLFDPHLMPASLDHAMWFHRPFRADDWLLYVTDSPSASGARGYCRGQIFSRDGRLVASTTQEGLIRQIKD; via the coding sequence ATGCAGGACTCTTTGAGCAAGCTACTGGACGTCGAAAGACTGGACAGCAATCTGTACCGCAGCCGAGCCCACGTGGAAAATTACCGCAAGGTGTTGTTCGGTGGCCAGGTACTGGGCCAGGCCCTGATGGCCGCCGCGCGTACGGTTGAGGACCGCCTTCCCCATTCCCTGCACGCCTACTTCCTGCGCCCGGGTTCCAGCGAGATGCCTGTCATCTATGACGTGGACCGGATCCGTGATGGCGGCAGCTTCACCACCCGACGGGTTGTTGCGCAACAGAATGGCAAAGCGATCTTTAATATGTCGGCATCCTTCCATATCGAGGAGCCAGGGTTCGATCATCAGGCGGAAATGCCCACGGAAGGCGTGAAGCAACCCGAAACCCTGAAAAACACCCAGCAACTTGCCGAAGAGGCAGGAATGAATGGCGCTGCGCAAAACCAGCGGCGCTATATGGTCGATTTTCGCCCAGTTGATCCAATGAGCTACTTTGACAACGCCGTGCGCGAGCCTCGCTGCTTGTTCTGGTTCAAGGTGGACAGTAAGCTGTCAGACAGTCCGATCGAGCACCGCAGCGCACTCTGCTATGCGTCCGACATGGCGCTACTTGGCACGGCCCTGCAACCGCACCCCATCAGCCTGTTCGACCCCCACCTGATGCCTGCCAGCCTGGACCATGCGATGTGGTTCCACCGCCCGTTCCGCGCCGATGACTGGCTGTTGTATGTGACCGACAGCCCCTCGGCCAGTGGCGCTCGCGGTTACTGTCGTGGACAGATTTTCTCCCGTGATGGACGCCTGGTAGCCTCGACAACCCAGGAAGGCCTGATCCGCCAGATCAAGGACTGA
- a CDS encoding TetR/AcrR family transcriptional regulator: MDKAKEKVQRFRAREQRILDAALELLLEHGEEKVTVEQIAERVDIGKGTIYKHFISKTEIYMRLLMDYEKSLTERLKSAVATAEQGDITAPARAYFECRMADPARDRLFQRLEEKIIALNLAPEMIAELHALRNSNASALNRVFERRMEQGVLKKVPAYYYYSTYWALVQGAVELYHSKSFSDVIEDREGLMEFIMDVGVHIGDMSGRRATGPSSVGDQPQTPSSTPGSSFG, from the coding sequence ATGGATAAGGCAAAAGAGAAGGTTCAGCGTTTTCGCGCGCGAGAGCAGCGTATCCTGGATGCGGCACTGGAGCTGCTTCTGGAGCACGGCGAGGAAAAAGTAACCGTTGAGCAGATCGCCGAGCGGGTAGATATCGGTAAAGGCACCATCTACAAGCACTTCATCTCCAAGACCGAGATCTACATGCGCCTGCTGATGGACTATGAAAAATCGCTCACTGAGCGCCTGAAGAGCGCCGTTGCCACCGCAGAGCAAGGTGATATCACGGCTCCCGCGCGCGCCTATTTCGAGTGCCGAATGGCGGATCCTGCGCGCGATCGCTTGTTCCAGCGGCTTGAGGAAAAGATTATCGCGCTGAATTTGGCGCCAGAGATGATTGCGGAGCTGCACGCGCTGCGAAACTCCAATGCGTCAGCGCTAAACCGCGTGTTTGAGCGCCGTATGGAGCAGGGCGTACTGAAAAAAGTACCGGCGTACTATTACTACTCCACGTACTGGGCCCTGGTGCAGGGTGCGGTAGAGCTCTACCACTCCAAGTCTTTCTCCGACGTGATTGAGGATCGTGAAGGCCTGATGGAGTTCATCATGGATGTCGGGGTGCATATTGGCGACATGTCTGGCCGACGCGCTACAGGCCCGTCTTCCGTCGGCGATCAACCCCAAACACCATCTTCCACCCCGGGCAGCAGCTTTGGCTGA